A genomic segment from Polyangium mundeleinium encodes:
- a CDS encoding YidH family protein → MPEPPPRADYDLRIPLAAERTLLAWLRTGLAMMGFGFVVARFGIFLRELAATRSAPPSHSAHMSQAVGIALVVLGVVVNVVAALQHARFVVRYNRGETPRAHPLSMGVLLSVVLALLGGAIAVYLLRLESP, encoded by the coding sequence GCCTCCGCGCGCCGATTACGATCTGCGGATCCCGCTCGCCGCCGAGCGCACGTTGCTCGCGTGGCTGCGCACGGGCCTCGCCATGATGGGGTTCGGGTTCGTCGTGGCGCGGTTCGGGATCTTCCTCCGCGAGCTCGCGGCGACCCGCAGCGCCCCACCGTCGCATTCTGCGCACATGTCCCAGGCGGTCGGCATTGCGCTCGTGGTGCTCGGCGTCGTCGTCAACGTCGTCGCGGCGCTCCAGCATGCGCGCTTCGTCGTTCGGTACAATCGCGGCGAGACGCCGCGCGCGCACCCCCTTTCGATGGGCGTGCTCCTCTCGGTCGTGCTCGCGCTGCTCGGGGGGGCGATAGCGGTGTACCTCTTGCGGCTCGAGTCGCCCTGA